One window of the Pseudarthrobacter sp. ATCC 49987 genome contains the following:
- the tsaE gene encoding tRNA (adenosine(37)-N6)-threonylcarbamoyltransferase complex ATPase subunit type 1 TsaE produces MSAPAWERTLDVRTADETHALAAVLGAQLRAGDLLVLTGELGAGKTTFTQGLGEGLGVRAGIISPTFVLVRIHPNLPDGPRPGGPDLVHVDAYRLGSASEIDDIDLENTMDSAVTVVEWGRGRVEHLSESRLEVDLVRSLGGTPGTPGAAAATGDGDGDGDGDGAAAASAAPETATLSPGTLDFDTGDDDEPRTIVIRGFGPRWLDPPVLPARTATTPAPLTPEGN; encoded by the coding sequence GTGAGCGCGCCAGCCTGGGAACGGACCCTGGACGTCCGGACCGCCGACGAAACCCACGCCCTTGCGGCCGTCCTCGGCGCCCAGCTCAGGGCCGGCGACCTGCTGGTCCTCACCGGCGAGCTCGGAGCGGGAAAGACCACCTTCACCCAGGGCCTCGGGGAGGGCCTGGGGGTCCGCGCCGGGATCATCTCGCCGACCTTCGTGCTGGTCCGCATCCACCCCAACCTGCCCGACGGCCCCCGGCCGGGCGGCCCGGACCTGGTGCACGTTGACGCCTACCGGCTGGGTTCGGCCTCGGAAATCGACGACATCGACCTGGAAAACACCATGGACAGCGCGGTGACGGTCGTGGAATGGGGCCGCGGCCGGGTGGAGCACCTGAGCGAGAGCCGGCTCGAGGTGGACCTGGTCCGCAGCCTGGGCGGCACCCCCGGCACCCCCGGCGCAGCTGCCGCAACCGGCGACGGCGATGGCGACGGCGATGGCGACGGCGCCGCTGCCGCCTCCGCCGCACCCGAAACCGCCACCCTCTCGCCGGGAACCCTCGATTTCGACACCGGGGACGACGACGAACCCCGCACGATCGTGATCCGCGGTTTCGGTCCCCGCTGGCTGGATCCCCCCGTCCTGCCCGCGAGGACCGCAACCACGCCCGCGCCCCTTACCCCGGAAGGGAACTGA
- the tsaB gene encoding tRNA (adenosine(37)-N6)-threonylcarbamoyltransferase complex dimerization subunit type 1 TsaB: MLILAIDTSAVASAALVSDDTPESVVASFATEDTRSHAEVLAPGIAALLAEAGLTGADVDAVVTGVGPGPFTGLRSGIVTARTLSFVWGKPLYGLMSLDAIALEVAESTDAAPEFIVATDARRKEVYWARYALSTGQLPQLLDGPHVGFAAELPELPVYGAGAGLYADVVKAVPEFSSRQPEALSLGQFALARLAAGEQLLDSTPLYLRESDAQVPGPRKRAL, translated from the coding sequence ATGCTGATCCTTGCCATCGACACCTCGGCCGTGGCCAGCGCCGCGCTCGTTTCCGATGACACCCCGGAATCCGTCGTGGCGAGCTTTGCCACCGAGGACACCCGGAGCCACGCCGAAGTACTGGCGCCGGGAATCGCGGCGCTCCTGGCCGAGGCCGGCCTCACCGGCGCGGACGTCGACGCCGTCGTCACCGGGGTGGGGCCCGGCCCCTTCACCGGCCTGCGCTCGGGGATCGTCACGGCCCGCACCCTCTCGTTCGTCTGGGGCAAACCTCTCTACGGCCTCATGAGCCTGGACGCCATCGCCTTGGAGGTGGCGGAGTCCACGGACGCGGCGCCCGAGTTCATCGTCGCCACCGATGCCCGGCGCAAAGAGGTCTACTGGGCCCGGTATGCCCTCAGCACTGGCCAGCTGCCCCAGCTGCTGGACGGCCCGCACGTCGGCTTCGCCGCGGAACTTCCCGAGCTTCCGGTCTACGGCGCCGGCGCCGGCCTGTATGCCGACGTCGTCAAGGCCGTCCCGGAATTCAGCTCCCGCCAGCCGGAGGCCCTCTCGCTGGGCCAGTTCGCCCTCGCACGGCTCGCGGCAGGGGAACAGCTGCTCGATTCCACCCCGCTCTACCTGCGCGAGTCCGACGCCCAGGTCCCCGGCCCGCGGAAGCGGGCGCTGTGA
- a CDS encoding glutamate--cysteine ligase — protein sequence MKIDFASSRQSTLGVEWELALVDAETGELASVAKEVLRGVAARHPELNEDDEHPHIKQELLLNTVELVTGICNTVAEAKADLSSSLAAVRDVTDPMGVEIFCAGSHPFSPPQLQPVTDKERYAKLIDRTQWWGRQMVIYGVHVHVGLDSRDKVLPVLDGLVDYFPHFQALSASSPFWGGEDTGYASQRALMFQQLPTAGLPFQFATWEDFESYAQDMFTTGVIDSLSEIRWDIRPVPHFGTIEMRICDGLATLEEVGAIAALTQCLVDEFSTTLDNGGTIPTMPPWHVQENKWRAARYGLDAIIILDAEGNEQLVTDHIRETVARLGPVAVKLDCVAELADVLKIIERGAGYQRQRRVAAEHGGDLRAVVLDLVQQMRKGPEA from the coding sequence ATGAAGATTGATTTCGCTTCATCCAGGCAATCAACTCTTGGTGTGGAATGGGAACTCGCCCTCGTGGATGCGGAAACCGGGGAACTGGCCTCCGTGGCCAAAGAGGTCCTCCGCGGTGTCGCTGCGAGGCATCCCGAGCTGAACGAGGACGACGAGCACCCGCACATCAAGCAGGAGTTGCTGTTGAACACGGTGGAGCTGGTCACCGGGATCTGCAACACCGTGGCGGAAGCGAAAGCGGACCTGAGCAGCTCCCTCGCCGCCGTCCGTGACGTCACCGATCCGATGGGCGTCGAAATCTTCTGCGCCGGCAGCCACCCCTTCAGCCCCCCGCAGCTGCAGCCAGTGACGGACAAGGAGCGTTACGCCAAGCTCATTGACCGCACCCAGTGGTGGGGCCGCCAGATGGTGATCTACGGCGTCCACGTGCATGTCGGCCTGGACAGCCGGGACAAGGTCCTTCCCGTGCTGGACGGCCTGGTGGACTATTTCCCGCACTTCCAGGCGCTCTCCGCCTCCAGCCCGTTCTGGGGCGGCGAGGACACCGGTTACGCCTCCCAGCGGGCCCTGATGTTCCAGCAACTGCCCACCGCCGGCCTCCCGTTCCAGTTCGCCACCTGGGAGGACTTCGAGTCCTACGCCCAGGACATGTTCACCACCGGCGTGATCGATTCACTCTCCGAAATCCGCTGGGACATCCGGCCCGTCCCGCATTTCGGCACCATCGAGATGCGCATCTGCGACGGTCTGGCCACGCTCGAGGAAGTCGGCGCCATCGCCGCCCTGACCCAGTGCCTCGTCGACGAGTTCTCCACGACGCTGGACAACGGCGGCACCATCCCCACCATGCCGCCCTGGCATGTGCAGGAGAACAAGTGGCGTGCCGCCCGCTACGGGCTGGACGCCATCATCATCCTCGACGCCGAGGGCAACGAACAGCTCGTCACGGACCACATCCGCGAGACGGTCGCGCGGCTTGGACCCGTCGCCGTCAAACTGGACTGCGTTGCAGAGTTGGCTGACGTCCTGAAGATCATCGAGCGCGGCGCCGGGTACCAGCGGCAGCGGCGCGTGGCGGCAGAGCACGGCGGCGACCTGCGCGCCGTCGTACTGGATCTGGTCCAGCAGATGCGCAAGGGCCCCGAAGCCTAG
- the rimI gene encoding ribosomal protein S18-alanine N-acetyltransferase, producing MTAADIPAVHELECRLFPVDAWPMQMFVAELAQADTRRYLVAERAGQIVGYAGLMCIEPIADVQTIAVVPEQEGKGIGSALLTELIRESRQRRAEDVLLEVRADNPRAQQLYRRYGFEQIHVRPRYYRDGVDALIMRLRLGTTHPHTAPREADHP from the coding sequence ATGACCGCTGCGGACATCCCCGCGGTGCATGAGCTGGAGTGCCGGCTGTTCCCGGTGGACGCCTGGCCCATGCAGATGTTCGTCGCCGAGCTGGCGCAGGCCGACACCCGGCGCTACCTCGTGGCCGAGCGTGCCGGTCAGATCGTCGGCTACGCCGGGCTGATGTGCATCGAGCCGATCGCGGATGTCCAGACCATCGCCGTCGTGCCGGAGCAGGAAGGCAAGGGGATAGGGTCGGCGCTCCTCACCGAACTCATCCGGGAAAGCCGGCAGCGGCGTGCCGAGGACGTGCTCCTGGAGGTCCGGGCCGACAACCCCCGCGCCCAGCAGCTCTACCGCCGCTACGGATTCGAACAGATCCACGTCCGGCCCCGCTACTACCGCGACGGCGTCGACGCGCTGATCATGCGGCTCCGGCTCGGCACCACCCACCCCCACACCGCGCCCAGGGAAGCAGACCACCCATGA
- the tsaD gene encoding tRNA (adenosine(37)-N6)-threonylcarbamoyltransferase complex transferase subunit TsaD encodes MNSTQHARPLVLGIESSCDETGVGIVRGTQLLTNTVSSSMDEHVRFGGVIPEIASRAHLDAFVPTLREALAEAGVTLEDIDAISVTSGPGLAGALMVGVCAAKALAVATGKPLYAINHLVAHVGVGLLQTDDGGPAFAGTPRANALPENLGALLVSGGHTEILRIRNITGDVELLGSTIDDAAGEAYDKVARLLGLGYPGGPAIDKLARTGNAKAIRFPRGLSQPKYMGTADEPGPHRYDWSFSGLKTAVARCVEQFEARGETVPVADIAAAFQEAVVDIITSKAVLACRENGITELLLGGGVAANSRLRQLTEQRCSAAGIRLTVPPLALCTDNGAMVAALGAQLVMAGIAPSGIGFAPDSSMPVTTVSA; translated from the coding sequence ATGAACAGCACCCAGCACGCCCGGCCGCTGGTCCTGGGCATCGAATCCTCCTGCGACGAGACCGGCGTCGGGATTGTCCGCGGGACGCAGCTGCTGACAAATACTGTGTCCTCCTCCATGGACGAACACGTCCGCTTCGGCGGCGTCATTCCCGAGATCGCCTCCCGCGCCCACCTGGACGCCTTCGTCCCCACCCTCCGCGAGGCGCTGGCCGAGGCCGGGGTGACGCTGGAGGACATCGACGCGATCTCCGTCACGTCCGGTCCAGGGCTGGCGGGAGCACTGATGGTGGGTGTCTGCGCGGCCAAGGCGCTCGCCGTTGCCACCGGCAAACCGCTCTACGCCATCAACCACCTCGTGGCGCACGTGGGCGTCGGGTTGCTCCAGACGGACGACGGCGGCCCGGCCTTCGCCGGCACCCCGCGGGCGAACGCCCTGCCGGAAAACTTGGGCGCCCTGCTGGTCTCCGGCGGCCACACCGAAATCCTGCGGATCCGGAACATCACCGGAGACGTTGAGCTGCTCGGGTCCACCATCGACGATGCCGCCGGAGAGGCCTACGACAAGGTGGCGCGGCTCCTGGGCCTGGGCTATCCGGGCGGCCCGGCCATCGACAAGCTGGCACGCACCGGCAACGCCAAGGCGATCCGCTTCCCGCGCGGCCTGAGCCAGCCCAAATACATGGGGACCGCGGACGAACCCGGCCCGCACCGCTACGACTGGTCATTCAGCGGACTCAAGACCGCCGTCGCGCGCTGCGTGGAGCAATTCGAGGCCCGCGGCGAGACGGTGCCGGTGGCGGACATCGCCGCAGCCTTCCAGGAGGCTGTAGTGGACATCATTACGTCCAAAGCGGTGCTCGCCTGCCGGGAGAACGGCATCACCGAACTGCTGCTGGGCGGCGGCGTGGCAGCGAATTCACGGCTGCGCCAGCTCACAGAACAGCGCTGCAGCGCCGCCGGGATCCGGCTGACCGTCCCGCCGCTGGCCCTGTGCACGGACAACGGCGCCATGGTCGCTGCCCTCGGCGCCCAGCTCGTGATGGCCGGGATCGCGCCAAGCGGCATCGGCTTCGCACCGGATTCCTCGATGCCGGTCACTACCGTCTCGGCCTGA
- the groES gene encoding co-chaperone GroES, which produces MSVSIKPLEDRIVVRPLEAEQTTASGLVIPDSAQEKPQEGEVVAVGPGRFDDNGNRVPIDVTVGDVVIYSKYGGTEVKTGGTEYLVLSARDVLAIVVK; this is translated from the coding sequence TTGTCGGTCTCTATTAAGCCTCTTGAGGATCGTATTGTTGTCCGCCCGCTCGAAGCCGAGCAGACCACGGCTTCCGGCCTGGTTATCCCGGACTCCGCGCAGGAAAAGCCGCAGGAAGGCGAAGTTGTTGCAGTAGGCCCCGGCCGCTTTGACGACAACGGCAACCGCGTTCCGATCGACGTCACCGTCGGCGACGTTGTTATCTACTCCAAGTACGGCGGAACTGAAGTCAAGACCGGCGGCACCGAGTACCTCGTGCTCTCCGCCCGCGACGTTCTGGCGATCGTCGTAAAGTAA
- the groL gene encoding chaperonin GroEL (60 kDa chaperone family; promotes refolding of misfolded polypeptides especially under stressful conditions; forms two stacked rings of heptamers to form a barrel-shaped 14mer; ends can be capped by GroES; misfolded proteins enter the barrel where they are refolded when GroES binds), which translates to MAKQLAFNDAARRSLEAGIDKLANTVKVTLGPRGRNVVLDKKWGAPTITNDGVTIAREVELDDPYENLGAQLAKEVATKTNDVAGDGTTTATVLAQALVKEGLRNVAAGAAPGEIKRGIEVSVEAVAARLLENARPVAGDQVANVAAISAQSDEIGELLAEAFGKVGKDGVITIEESSTTQTELVLTEGMQFDKGYLSPYFVTDAERQEAVLEDALILINQGKISSVQDFLPLLEKALQSSKPLFIIAEDVEGEALSTLIVNRIRGTLNVVAVKAPGFGDRRKAMLQDIATLTGAQVVSPELGLSLDTVGLEVLGTARRITVTKDNTTIVDGAGSAEDVAARVSQLRAELTRTDSDWDKEKLQERLAKLAGGIGVIKVGAATEVELKEKKHRIEDAVSSTRAALEEGIVAGGGAALIHALKALDEDPAVKALEGDAAAAVGIVRRALTQPLRWIAQNAGFDGYVVVAKVAESANNQGFNAKTGEYEDLIAAGVIDPVKVTRAALRNAASIAALVLTTETLVVEKPVDEDQHAGHQH; encoded by the coding sequence ATGGCAAAGCAGCTTGCGTTTAACGACGCTGCCCGCCGGTCGCTTGAAGCCGGCATCGATAAGCTCGCCAACACGGTCAAGGTGACGCTTGGCCCCCGCGGCCGCAACGTCGTGCTGGACAAGAAGTGGGGCGCCCCCACGATCACCAACGATGGTGTCACCATCGCCCGCGAAGTCGAACTCGACGATCCCTACGAAAACCTTGGCGCGCAGCTTGCCAAGGAGGTCGCCACCAAGACCAACGATGTTGCCGGTGACGGCACCACCACGGCTACCGTCCTGGCTCAGGCGCTGGTCAAGGAAGGCCTCCGCAACGTGGCGGCAGGTGCAGCCCCGGGCGAAATCAAGCGCGGCATCGAGGTCTCTGTTGAGGCCGTCGCAGCCCGGCTGCTCGAAAACGCCCGTCCGGTCGCCGGCGACCAGGTCGCCAACGTCGCAGCCATCTCCGCGCAGAGCGACGAGATCGGCGAGCTTCTGGCCGAGGCCTTCGGCAAAGTCGGCAAGGATGGTGTGATCACCATTGAGGAATCCTCCACCACGCAGACCGAACTGGTCCTCACCGAGGGCATGCAGTTCGACAAGGGCTACCTGTCCCCGTACTTCGTCACCGACGCGGAACGCCAGGAAGCAGTGCTCGAAGACGCACTGATCCTGATCAACCAGGGCAAGATTTCCTCGGTCCAGGACTTCCTGCCGCTGCTGGAAAAGGCGCTGCAGAGCTCCAAGCCGCTCTTCATCATCGCCGAGGACGTCGAGGGCGAGGCACTGTCCACGCTCATCGTCAACCGCATCCGTGGCACCCTGAACGTTGTCGCCGTCAAGGCACCGGGCTTCGGCGACCGCCGCAAGGCCATGCTGCAGGACATCGCCACCCTCACGGGCGCACAGGTTGTCTCGCCGGAACTGGGCCTCAGCCTGGACACGGTCGGCCTTGAGGTGCTCGGTACCGCCCGGCGCATCACGGTCACCAAGGACAACACCACCATCGTTGACGGCGCCGGTTCGGCAGAGGACGTTGCAGCCCGGGTTTCCCAGCTGCGCGCCGAGCTGACCCGCACCGATTCCGACTGGGACAAGGAAAAGCTGCAGGAACGCCTGGCCAAGCTGGCCGGCGGCATCGGCGTGATCAAGGTCGGCGCAGCCACCGAGGTCGAGCTCAAGGAAAAGAAGCACCGCATCGAGGACGCCGTGTCCTCGACCCGCGCTGCCCTTGAAGAAGGCATCGTCGCCGGCGGTGGCGCCGCCCTCATCCACGCCCTCAAGGCGCTCGACGAGGACCCCGCCGTCAAGGCCCTCGAAGGTGACGCGGCTGCTGCTGTCGGCATCGTCCGCCGGGCACTGACCCAGCCGCTGCGCTGGATCGCCCAGAACGCAGGCTTCGACGGCTACGTCGTCGTCGCCAAGGTGGCCGAATCCGCCAACAACCAGGGCTTCAACGCCAAGACCGGCGAATACGAAGACCTGATCGCTGCCGGCGTCATCGACCCCGTAAAGGTGACGCGCGCGGCCCTCCGCAACGCGGCTTCCATCGCGGCGCTGGTGCTCACCACGGAAACCCTCGTGGTCGAAAAGCCTGTCGACGAAGACCAGCACGCAGGCCACCAGCACTAA
- a CDS encoding shikimate 5-dehydrogenase — translation MPILNKDMTLCISLSARPSNNGTRFHNHLYEQLGLNWIYKAFAPTDLAQAIAGVRGLGIRGCAVSMPYKEDVIALVDVMDPSAKAIDSVNTIVNDGGTLTAYNTDYTAIEQLLQRNAVPTDYSVLLKGAGGMAKATAAALRDAGFRNVTVVARNEEAGRALAGLYGFAWRADVDSSGAVAADMLINVTPIGMAGGTAGSPDAGSLSFPQQAIDAAKVVFDVVALPAETPLIKAARAAGKAVITGAEVATIQALEQFVLYTGIRPTDEQVRAAEEFMRAQ, via the coding sequence GTGCCCATCCTGAATAAAGACATGACCCTGTGCATCTCGCTCTCGGCCCGGCCGAGCAACAACGGGACGCGCTTCCATAACCACCTGTACGAACAACTTGGCCTGAACTGGATCTACAAGGCCTTCGCCCCCACGGACCTTGCCCAGGCTATCGCAGGCGTGCGTGGCCTGGGAATCCGCGGCTGCGCCGTGTCCATGCCCTACAAGGAAGACGTCATTGCGCTTGTGGATGTGATGGACCCGTCCGCGAAAGCCATCGACTCGGTCAACACAATCGTCAACGACGGCGGCACGCTCACCGCGTACAACACCGACTACACGGCGATCGAGCAGTTGCTGCAGCGCAACGCCGTGCCGACTGACTACTCGGTGCTGCTGAAGGGTGCCGGCGGTATGGCCAAGGCCACCGCCGCTGCCCTGCGCGATGCCGGGTTCCGGAACGTCACCGTGGTCGCTCGCAACGAGGAGGCGGGACGGGCGCTCGCCGGGCTCTACGGTTTCGCCTGGCGCGCCGACGTCGATTCATCCGGCGCGGTGGCGGCCGACATGCTCATCAACGTGACGCCTATTGGTATGGCAGGGGGTACGGCAGGCAGCCCCGACGCCGGCTCGCTGTCCTTCCCGCAGCAGGCCATCGACGCCGCAAAGGTGGTCTTCGACGTCGTCGCGTTGCCGGCCGAGACCCCACTCATCAAGGCCGCACGCGCGGCCGGCAAAGCCGTCATCACCGGCGCGGAGGTGGCGACCATCCAGGCGCTGGAGCAGTTTGTGCTCTACACGGGGATCCGGCCCACGGACGAGCAGGTCCGGGCAGCCGAGGAGTTTATGCGCGCCCAGTAG
- a CDS encoding DUF389 domain-containing protein gives MIAQLRICVPDELSAAVMDCCTGELGVAEVSRQRGASVLPPGDILHVLLARESVERLVEKLHALNVQELGSISVTTPELVLSDRADKATADAPGEGADTVIWDEVSRQTGEDSRLTWSYLAFLILATQLAAIGIVTDSTIAIVGAMAVGPEFGPLAALAVALVRRQWPLGRSAALALGIGFPVAMLAAALTAWLSVPLGLFPADVLDRGSAVDFIYHPGPYSLIVAVLAGTAGMLSVISRRSAALIGVFISVTTVPAAGFVAVALVLGEYQKAAGSALQLGLNLVGIVAAAVAVLIFYRLVTKRPPRGAALRLRRKATRSGG, from the coding sequence GTGATCGCACAGTTGCGCATTTGTGTCCCGGACGAGCTGTCCGCCGCCGTCATGGACTGCTGCACGGGCGAGCTGGGCGTCGCGGAAGTTTCCCGCCAGCGTGGTGCTTCCGTCCTTCCTCCCGGGGACATCCTCCACGTCCTGCTGGCGCGGGAGTCGGTGGAGCGGCTCGTGGAGAAACTCCACGCCCTGAATGTCCAGGAGCTGGGGTCGATCTCGGTCACCACGCCCGAGTTGGTGCTCTCGGACCGGGCGGACAAGGCCACTGCCGACGCCCCCGGCGAAGGCGCGGACACCGTGATCTGGGACGAGGTGTCCCGGCAGACAGGCGAAGACTCGCGGCTCACATGGAGCTATCTGGCGTTCCTGATCCTTGCGACCCAGCTGGCGGCCATCGGGATCGTCACGGATTCAACCATCGCCATTGTCGGGGCGATGGCGGTAGGCCCGGAATTCGGTCCCCTGGCGGCATTGGCGGTGGCACTTGTGCGGCGGCAATGGCCGCTGGGACGCAGCGCGGCGCTGGCGCTTGGCATCGGTTTCCCGGTGGCCATGCTGGCGGCTGCCCTCACCGCGTGGCTCTCCGTGCCGCTGGGCCTCTTTCCGGCCGACGTGCTCGACCGCGGATCCGCCGTGGATTTCATTTACCACCCCGGCCCCTATTCGCTCATCGTTGCCGTGCTGGCCGGGACCGCGGGGATGCTGTCCGTGATCAGCCGGCGGTCTGCTGCGCTGATCGGGGTGTTCATCTCCGTGACGACGGTCCCGGCCGCGGGGTTCGTAGCTGTGGCGCTGGTCCTGGGCGAATACCAGAAGGCGGCCGGTTCGGCCCTTCAGCTGGGGCTGAACCTCGTGGGAATCGTGGCCGCCGCGGTTGCCGTGCTGATCTTCTACCGGCTCGTCACCAAGCGCCCTCCGCGGGGCGCCGCACTGCGGCTGCGGCGGAAGGCCACACGGTCCGGGGGCTGA
- a CDS encoding class I SAM-dependent methyltransferase: protein MADAPQDQIAPLLNPEGWELLASLGPYREEEALRLNASLRKAGHSPELVSAVLTQSRLRTRAEAKFGEFARQMIFTQAGLEQATRLTVAARHAQRFAEAGAQHVADLGCGLGADAMALASLDITVTAVERDETTAACATMNLIPFRNATVVHSDATTVSLDGIDGVWLDPARRTTSTSGTKRLWDPEDFSPPLSFVESLAGAGLAVGVKMGPGMPHDSVPGDCEAQWVSVGGDVTEVALWFNAVRRPGIRRAALLLGPAGAAELTSAEDFDGGPAAPVGPVEGYLYEPDGAVIRAGLVADVALQLGGHLVDEHIAYICAPELRDTPFARAYKVLDVMPYNVKALKAWVKDQGIGVLDIKKRGTSVTPEELRKQLLPGGKTGGKTGGKTGGKGVGKETATLVLTRIGDERVAISVAPV, encoded by the coding sequence ATGGCTGACGCACCGCAGGACCAGATCGCACCGCTGCTGAACCCCGAGGGCTGGGAGTTGCTGGCGTCGCTCGGCCCGTACCGGGAGGAGGAGGCGCTCCGCCTCAACGCCTCCCTCCGGAAGGCCGGCCACTCCCCCGAACTCGTCTCCGCCGTACTCACCCAGTCCCGGCTGCGGACCAGGGCCGAGGCCAAGTTCGGCGAGTTCGCCCGGCAGATGATCTTCACCCAGGCGGGCCTGGAACAGGCCACCCGGCTCACCGTGGCGGCCCGGCACGCGCAGCGTTTCGCGGAGGCCGGCGCGCAGCATGTGGCGGATCTCGGCTGCGGCCTCGGCGCCGATGCCATGGCACTCGCCTCGCTGGACATCACGGTCACGGCCGTGGAAAGGGACGAGACGACGGCGGCCTGCGCCACGATGAACCTGATCCCGTTCCGGAACGCCACGGTGGTCCATTCCGATGCCACGACGGTTTCCCTCGACGGAATCGACGGCGTCTGGCTGGACCCGGCGCGCCGCACCACCTCCACCTCGGGCACGAAGCGGCTCTGGGACCCGGAGGACTTTTCCCCGCCGCTGTCCTTCGTCGAGTCCCTGGCCGGCGCCGGGCTCGCCGTGGGCGTCAAGATGGGCCCGGGCATGCCGCACGACTCAGTGCCCGGGGATTGCGAAGCCCAGTGGGTGTCGGTGGGCGGGGACGTCACCGAAGTGGCGCTGTGGTTCAACGCTGTCCGGCGGCCCGGGATCCGGCGCGCGGCCCTCCTGCTCGGGCCCGCGGGCGCAGCGGAGCTCACCAGCGCCGAGGACTTCGACGGCGGCCCGGCCGCCCCGGTGGGCCCGGTGGAGGGGTACCTCTACGAGCCCGACGGCGCCGTCATCCGCGCCGGACTCGTGGCCGACGTCGCCCTGCAGCTGGGCGGGCACCTCGTGGACGAGCACATCGCCTACATCTGCGCCCCGGAACTGCGGGACACCCCCTTCGCCCGGGCCTACAAGGTCCTGGATGTGATGCCCTACAACGTCAAGGCCCTCAAGGCGTGGGTCAAGGACCAGGGCATCGGCGTGCTGGATATCAAGAAGCGCGGCACTTCCGTCACCCCGGAGGAGCTGCGCAAACAGCTCCTCCCGGGAGGGAAGACCGGAGGGAAAACGGGCGGGAAGACCGGAGGGAAAGGCGTCGGCAAAGAAACGGCCACCCTGGTCCTCACCCGGATCGGGGACGAGCGGGTGGCCATTTCGGTGGCGCCGGTCTAG